The following proteins are encoded in a genomic region of Candida albicans SC5314 chromosome 4, complete sequence:
- the DUR4 gene encoding Dur4p (Putative urea permease; fungal-specific (no human or murine homolog); possibly an essential gene, disruptants not obtained by UAU1 method): protein MEPSLSQGAGFGLIIGGGVFFAVVMNYVTHLQNKFSQYNSHKVDEFVSGSRRVGFGLLLAGILSSWTWSLTLLESAVKSYSMGFCGSYYYAIGGLLQVSIFSVISSKIKKNANLVTTFPEMGYFRFGVPGHLAFLWCGFVCNAIVSSCILLGGSAVLHAVTGVSQYASLFLIPFGVAVYVSFGGLRATFISDASHTFIILIFIIVFMFEVYVSNDKIGSAQKMWELLESLPPVENNYQGSYLTFRSEQGAIFAVISVITGIGLVVADQAYLQRAVAADPRITSRAYFFAALCWFVIPFAMGASLGLGARALSVYPDFPKLTDFEVGEGLPAAAAATYLMGKTGSAMIIVMIFFSVTSSYAGELIATSTLVSYDIYKRYINPTATPPQVVKVAKYSVFGWAIFSSCLASIFYGAAKISMGWLFNFLGCATASGVFPIALAFTWKDLNQAGAVGGSVGGMVLAFIVWLITCKTYTGSITVDNLSNQWVSFAGNVTALVMGGVISIVLSLIWPANFDFDNTRNKTSLAEQNTELIKQESSGTTKLDETKDQNVEIETEIANSDLDMDLNAEIDHKHLDQQFKKYTILVIVLAIIFVFIIPVPLGGSPYVFSPNFLLGCVIIIIIWLFFSLFYVVILPLFEARKTLWQITKQILRIDSKSE, encoded by the coding sequence ATCTGGTAGCAGACGTGTTGGTTTTGGTCTCTTGTTAGCTGGTATTTTGCTGAGTTGGACATGGAGTTTAACTTTACTAGAATCTGCAGTCAAAAGCTACAGTATGGGCTTCTGTGGGTCATACTATTATGCTATTGGAGGACTTCTCcaagtttcaattttttcagttATTTCcagcaaaatcaaaaaaaatgcaaATTTGGTCACCACATTCCCAGAAATGGGGTACTTTAGATTTGGTGTACCTGGCCACTTAGCTTTCCTTTGGTGTGGGTTTGTGTGTAATGCAATCGTTAGCTCATGTATTCTTCTTGGAGGGTCTGCTGTACTTCACGCTGTAACCGGTGTTAGTCAATATGCTTCACTTTTCTTAATTCCTTTTGGGGTTGCCGTATATGTCTCATTTGGTGGATTGAGAGCCACATTCATATCAGATGCTTCACATACATTTATCatattaatttttattattgtcttTATGTTCGAAGTGTATGTTTCGAATGACAAAATAGGATCAGCACAAAAGATGTGGGAGTTATTGGAATCTTTACCTCCAGTCGAAAACAATTACCAAGGATCATATCTCACTTTTAGGTCTGAGCAGGGTGCCATATTCGCCGTGATTAGTGTTATCACCGGTATTGGTTTGGTTGTTGCTGATCAAGCATATCTTCAAAGAGCAGTTGCAGCTGACCCCAGAATTACCTCTAGggcatatttttttgctgCTTTGTGTTGGTTCGTTATTCCCTTTGCAATGGGTGCTTCTTTGGGTCTTGGTGCCAGAGCTCTTTCTGTCTATCCagattttccaaaattgaCTGACTTTGAAGTTGGCGAAGGACTTCCTGCAGCCGCTGCTGCCACGTATTTGATGGGTAAGACAGGACTGGCAATGATAATCGTCATGATATTCTTTTCTGTCACTTCATCGTATGCGGGAGAATTAATTGCTACTTCCACTTTGGTTTCATACGACATTTATAAACGATATATCAACCCTACAGCAACACCTCCACAAGTTGTTAAAGTAGCAAAGTATTCTGTATTTGGATGGGCTATATTTTCGTCCTGTCTTGCTTCCATTTTTTATGGCGCTGCAAAAATATCCATGGGCTGgttattcaattttcttgGGTGTGCTACAGCATCAGGTGTCTTTCCAATAGCCTTGGCTTTTACATGGAAAGATTTGAACCAGGCAGGTGCCGTCGGTGGCTCTGTAGGTGGTATGGTTCTAGCATTTATTGTTTGGTTGATTACTTGTAAAACATACACTGGAAGTATCACTGTTGACAACTTATCAAACCAATGGGTATCATTTGCTGGCAATGTCACAGCCTTGGTCATGGGAGGGGTGATATCTATTGTCTTATCTTTGATTTGGCCAGCAAATTTCGACTTTGACAACACTAGAAACAAGACCAGTTTGGCTGAACAGAATACTGAACTAATCAAACAAGAAAGTTCGGGAACCACTAAGCTCGACGAAACCAAGGATCAAAACGtggaaattgaaacagAAATTGCAAATTCCGATTTGGATATGGATTTAAATGCCGAAATTGATCATAAACATTTGgatcaacaatttaaaaaGTATACAATCTTGGTTATTGTTCTTGCTATAATATTCGTGTTTATCATTCCTGTGCCGTTGGGAGGTTCCCCCTATGTATTTTCGCCAAACTTTTTACTTGGTTGTGtgattattatcattatttggttattcttttctttattctATGTCGTCATACTACCATTATTCGAAGCTAGGAAAACTCTTTGGCAAATCACCAAACAAATCTTAAGAATAGATTCAAAATCagaataa
- a CDS encoding uncharacterized protein (Has domain(s) with predicted role in peptidyl-diphthamide biosynthetic process from peptidyl-histidine and cytoplasm localization) has product MTSETVIAPSLSTAQNDGTFTYDKVKSTAKERKHLNLKNPSDANEIKSKIWNYYSLSELIQYLGQKENDDFKYKRITLQFPDNLICDSATIVHELQRELNIVPQANQDTGESNTAQRVWILADTSYSACCVDEVAAEHVRSDLVVHFGDACLNEIDKLQAVFVLGKPTLDVDAIVKQIKTAYSTEQKVVLMSDAPHTYLLPEIAKQLPDYDILIADLPKTSRAKIIGYTPPPTGHKKFNRVFNTDTVEFGKYELFHITSPESPRLLQLTTNFASVTTYDPISGTVSTGPFPNLMRRYKYVHQARMAGTVGILVNTLSLANTKVLLNTIKEKIKEAGKKHYIFVVGKPNVAKLANFESVDIWCILGCDHQGIIIDQINEYYKPIVTPYELLLGLSDELSWTGKWVVDYKSVLEEYGNEVIQQNEDPDTDEDLPPVFDPVTGRYVSTSKPLRQINHLMVTSSEQGGVDDHDNQLVKRFSNAVAIKGTVSTSAIHLQNRHWTGLGSDYTEDENAAGALVEDGRKGIARGYDI; this is encoded by the coding sequence ATGACTTCAGAAACTGTGATAGCACCATCATTGTCTACTGCACAGAATGACGGCACATTTACCTATGACAAAGTCAAATCCACCGCCAAAGAGAGAAAACacttgaatttgaaaaaccCACTGGATGCAAACGAgatcaaatccaaaatatGGAACTACTATTCGTTGTCagaattgattcaatatcTAGGACAAAAGGAAAACGACGATTTCAAGTACAAACGAATTACTTTACAGTTTCCAGATAATCTAATATGCGACTCTGCTACCATAGTGCATGAACTTCAACGAGAATTGAACATTGTCCCGCAAGCCAATCAAGACACAGGTGAATCCAATACCGCTCAAAGAGTCTGGATACTAGCAGACACCTCCTATTCTGCCTGCTGTGTGGATGAAGTGGCAGCCGAGCATGTCAGAAGCGATTTAGTGGTGCATTTTGGGGATGCATGTCTAAATGAGATTGATAAACTACAAGCAGTGTTTGTGTTGGGCAAACCTACACTCGATGTTGATGCAATAGTGAAACAGATAAAAACGGCTTACAGTACGGAGCAGAAAGTAGTTCTCATGTCTGATGCTCCTCACACGTATTTGCTACCCGAGATAGCGAAGCAATTGCCAGATTACGACATTCTAATTGCCGACTTGCCAAAAACTTCGAGAGCCAAAATAATAGGATACACGCCACCACCAACAGGGCACAAAAAATTCAACCGAGTTTTCAACACTGATACGGTTGAGTTTGGGAAATACGAATTGTTTCACATTACAAGTCCGGAGTCACCACGATTGCTACAGTTGACCACAAACTTTGCGTCTGTCACCACCTACGACCCGATCAGTGGCACTGTTTCTACTGGGCCATTCCCTAATCTAATGAGGAGATACAAGTATGTCCACCAAGCCAGAATGGCAGGAACAGTAGGTATTCTAGTCAACACGTTATCGCTTGCAAATACCAAAGTCTTGTTGAACACAATCAAAGAGAAAATCAAAGAGGCAGGGAAGAAACATTATATATTTGTTGTGGGGAAGCCCAATGTTGCCAAGTTGGCAAATTTTGAGAGTGTTGATATCTGGTGTATTTTAGGCTGTGACCACCAGGGAATTATAATCGACCAAATAAACGAATACTATAAACCAATTGTCACACCCTATGAGTTATTGCTTGGGTTGAGCGACGAGCTATCGTGGACAGGAAAATGGGTGGTTGATTACAAAAGTGTGTTGGAAGAGTATGGCAACGAGGTTATCCAACAGAATGAAGATCCTGACACCGACGAAGACTTGCCGCCAGTGTTTGACCCTGTGACTGGGAGATACGTCAGTACTTCGAAACCATTGAGACAGATAAACCATCTTATGGTGACGTCTAGTGAGCAAGGCGGTGTAGATGATCATGACAATCAATTAGTAAAGAGGTTTTCAAATGCAGTGGCCATTAAAGGAACGGTCAGCACGTCTGCTATTCACTTGCAAAATAGACACTGGACAGGGTTAGGAAGCGATTACACTGAGGACGAGAATGCAGCTGGAGCATTGGTTGAAGACGGGAGAAAAGGTATAGCCAGAGGATATGATATTTAG